A genomic window from Candidatus Bathyarchaeota archaeon includes:
- the purM gene encoding phosphoribosylformylglycinamidine cyclo-ligase, whose amino-acid sequence MSWSYTKAGVDVKKVKKTQNEIGKIIEETFKFRDNKFGQVLGKFGHYASLIDIGNGKALALHSDGCGTKVLISQLMKKFDTIGIDCVAMCVNDLICLGAEPVALIDYLAVETINENMINEIIKGLVEGARTAKVSIVGGETAVMPDVIKGVEPGLGFDLAALCTGVVNKDKIIDGRDIKVGDVIIGLESSGIHSNGLTLARKVLLDQGKLSLDGKPEGLDNTLGEELLRPTKIYVNEVLSIIKDFEVHGIAHITGGAFGKLKRFENYATVGFDFEINITKYIFDLIQKVGKITDEEMYKIFNMGIGICIIVPKEIADDVVSASEKHDSKAFSIGKIVKELGVRIRSDEKLLKI is encoded by the coding sequence TTGAGCTGGTCTTACACTAAAGCTGGAGTAGATGTAAAGAAGGTCAAGAAAACTCAAAATGAAATAGGTAAGATTATTGAAGAGACTTTCAAATTTAGAGATAACAAATTTGGTCAAGTCCTAGGAAAATTTGGGCATTATGCCTCTTTAATAGATATCGGCAATGGAAAAGCATTAGCGCTTCATAGCGATGGTTGCGGAACTAAAGTCCTGATATCTCAATTGATGAAAAAATTCGATACTATTGGTATTGATTGTGTAGCAATGTGTGTTAATGATCTTATTTGCTTGGGGGCGGAACCTGTAGCACTAATAGATTACCTTGCTGTTGAGACAATTAATGAGAACATGATAAATGAGATAATTAAGGGATTAGTAGAAGGGGCAAGAACAGCCAAAGTTTCGATAGTTGGAGGGGAAACTGCTGTGATGCCAGATGTAATAAAAGGTGTAGAACCAGGGCTTGGATTCGATCTAGCTGCATTGTGTACTGGTGTTGTAAATAAAGATAAGATAATTGATGGTAGAGATATCAAAGTAGGAGATGTCATAATTGGACTTGAAAGTAGTGGAATACATAGCAATGGACTAACACTTGCAAGGAAAGTATTGTTAGATCAAGGTAAATTAAGTTTAGATGGCAAACCTGAGGGATTAGATAACACATTAGGTGAAGAGTTGCTAAGACCAACTAAAATTTATGTCAATGAAGTTCTTTCAATAATAAAGGATTTCGAAGTTCACGGAATTGCCCATATTACTGGCGGTGCATTTGGAAAGTTAAAAAGATTTGAAAACTATGCAACTGTAGGCTTTGATTTTGAAATTAACATAACAAAATACATTTTTGATCTAATCCAAAAAGTAGGAAAAATAACCGATGAAGAGATGTATAAGATTTTCAACATGGGCATTGGTATTTGCATCATTGTTCCGAAGGAAATTGCGGATGATGTAGTTTCAGCCTCTGAAAAACATGATTCAAAAGCATTTTCAATAGGAAAGATAGTAAAAGAGCTTGGCGTAAGGATCAGAAGTGATGAAAAACTTTTGAAGATTTAA
- the purF gene encoding amidophosphoribosyltransferase, translating to KTGKVYGLVNEKLLTNMKKYKSKAGIGHVRYSTAGNSTLYNAQPISNRSLSIAHNGNLVNNIQLRRQLTNAGSKLRTKSDSELILALLTKERESTEDLFEAIRNSVNQLEGAFSLVLLTNDGKIVAIRDPYGFRPLCEGEAENIIAFSSESIALDINNIDLSRDIQPGEMVIADENGVQRKRYASYTTRAHCMFEYVYFSRADSIIDGRSVYRVRYKLGVNLARTYKTDADVIIPVPDTSRTAAEGLSHESGIPVAEGLIKNRYVQRTFIMPEQKQRDGAVKIKLNPLKTVLSDKKVLLVDDSIVRGTTLRNIVNMIRKAGAREVHVRVTCPPIISPCFYGIDIATHDELIAAYKKVEEIRKSIKSDTLGYQKIDGLIDAIGMPREDLCLGCLMDQYPTSKAQELSDRLKNKIRKKRIRYWEDD from the coding sequence AAGACCGGAAAAGTATACGGGTTGGTTAATGAAAAACTACTGACAAATATGAAAAAGTATAAGAGTAAAGCGGGTATTGGACATGTCAGATATTCAACAGCAGGTAATTCCACTCTATATAACGCACAACCAATTTCCAATAGATCATTGTCTATTGCCCATAATGGAAATCTCGTCAACAACATTCAGCTAAGAAGGCAACTTACTAACGCAGGAAGCAAACTTAGGACAAAGAGCGATTCTGAGCTAATTCTTGCTCTATTAACCAAAGAAAGAGAATCAACAGAAGATTTATTCGAAGCTATTAGGAACTCTGTAAATCAGCTTGAGGGAGCATTCTCATTGGTCTTATTAACAAATGATGGAAAGATTGTTGCCATTAGAGATCCTTATGGTTTTAGACCCTTATGTGAGGGTGAAGCTGAGAACATTATAGCTTTCTCTTCAGAAAGCATTGCTTTGGATATAAATAACATAGACCTTTCAAGAGATATCCAACCTGGTGAGATGGTTATTGCGGACGAAAATGGAGTCCAAAGAAAGAGATACGCTTCGTATACTACAAGAGCACATTGCATGTTTGAATATGTCTATTTCAGTAGGGCGGATTCGATCATAGATGGTAGGAGCGTTTACAGAGTAAGGTACAAGTTGGGGGTGAATTTGGCAAGAACCTACAAAACCGATGCAGATGTTATTATACCTGTTCCGGATACTTCTAGAACTGCTGCTGAAGGTCTATCTCATGAAAGTGGCATACCTGTTGCTGAGGGGCTTATAAAGAATAGGTATGTACAGAGGACTTTCATAATGCCAGAGCAGAAACAGAGAGATGGTGCAGTTAAGATTAAGCTGAATCCATTGAAGACCGTTCTCAGTGATAAGAAAGTTCTATTAGTTGATGACAGCATCGTTCGTGGAACTACATTAAGAAACATAGTAAACATGATAAGAAAGGCTGGTGCCAGAGAAGTCCACGTTAGAGTTACTTGTCCTCCTATTATATCTCCCTGTTTCTACGGTATAGATATTGCTACTCATGATGAACTAATAGCTGCATATAAAAAGGTCGAGGAAATCAGAAAGAGTATAAAGTCTGATACTTTAGGTTATCAAAAGATCGATGGTCTTATTGATGCCATAGGAATGCCTAGAGAAGACCTTTGTCTTGGCTGTCTAATGGATCAATACCCAACATCCAAAGCTCAGGAGCTTTCTGATAGACTTAAAAATAAAATTAGAAAAAAGAGAATTCGATATTGGGAAGATGATTAG
- a CDS encoding DUF1297 domain-containing protein yields MIKREDMQEIARKYKDPIGVVLGSHSALDALAGLRNYGMKGLVYVTKERASIYLREPRVGEPNEAIDSLPTKTKSDVLVTEDIQDVINKRNESWKEAILLVDKYDDILKSEMQDALLELEGIQIPNRAFSVYVGGEACKKIEDDFHIPIFGSRNLLKIENREEVKKNYYWYLEKGGLPHPKEITYKVTDDGIKLNEKLDQPVVMKIPHASRRLERGFIFAADGSGLEEEVRKEVAAGHILHEDLKDGRAEEYVPGVTANFNFFYSPIYAKENWGDLEKHIEKWKLANELLSIDERRETTHDGILRMLAKEQIKVDWSKTNYPQSFEVTAHSMISLRESLIRKIYPIADKLLELMQEEDPPGLIGSYCVQTLITFQEEPFVKALSQGVYDTGEKSVYDFVFKTQDLAVRHGGGTNVHMAIGSQYANAKYNRPMSMGDRIILELILAKKKGMLEEIVT; encoded by the coding sequence TTGATAAAAAGAGAAGACATGCAAGAAATCGCTCGAAAATATAAAGATCCAATAGGCGTGGTTTTAGGCTCTCATTCAGCGTTGGATGCTTTAGCTGGACTTAGAAATTATGGAATGAAAGGTTTGGTTTATGTTACTAAAGAGAGGGCTTCGATTTATTTAAGAGAGCCCAGGGTTGGAGAACCAAACGAAGCCATTGATTCACTACCTACTAAAACGAAATCTGATGTTCTGGTTACCGAAGACATCCAAGATGTAATAAACAAAAGGAATGAAAGCTGGAAAGAAGCTATTTTGTTGGTTGATAAATACGATGACATACTTAAATCAGAAATGCAAGATGCGCTATTAGAACTTGAGGGCATACAGATTCCCAACAGAGCCTTTTCTGTATATGTAGGTGGAGAAGCCTGCAAAAAGATCGAGGATGATTTTCATATTCCAATTTTTGGATCCAGAAATCTACTGAAGATTGAGAATAGAGAAGAAGTTAAGAAGAATTATTATTGGTACTTGGAAAAGGGTGGATTACCACATCCCAAAGAAATAACATATAAAGTAACCGATGATGGTATAAAACTAAATGAAAAATTAGACCAACCTGTAGTAATGAAGATTCCACATGCTTCTAGAAGACTAGAAAGAGGATTCATATTCGCTGCTGATGGAAGTGGTCTTGAAGAAGAAGTCAGAAAAGAAGTTGCCGCAGGCCACATATTACATGAAGATTTGAAAGATGGAAGAGCTGAGGAATACGTACCTGGAGTAACTGCGAACTTTAATTTCTTCTATTCACCGATCTATGCGAAAGAGAATTGGGGAGATCTAGAGAAGCATATTGAGAAATGGAAGCTAGCCAACGAGCTATTATCTATTGATGAGAGAAGGGAGACAACCCATGATGGGATTCTCAGAATGCTAGCAAAAGAGCAGATAAAAGTTGATTGGAGCAAAACTAATTATCCTCAAAGTTTTGAGGTCACTGCTCATAGTATGATAAGCTTAAGAGAGTCTTTGATTAGGAAGATTTACCCTATTGCTGATAAATTATTAGAACTTATGCAAGAAGAGGATCCTCCAGGATTAATAGGATCCTATTGTGTTCAGACTCTGATTACTTTTCAAGAGGAACCATTCGTCAAAGCATTATCACAAGGAGTCTATGATACTGGTGAAAAAAGCGTATATGATTTCGTATTCAAGACACAAGACTTAGCTGTTAGACACGGAGGAGGCACGAATGTTCACATGGCAATTGGTTCTCAGTACGCCAACGCCAAATATAATAGACCCATGAGCATGGGCGATAGAATAATCCTTGAGTTAATCCTGGCCAAAAAGAAAGGGATGCTAGAGGAAATAGTGACCTAG
- the purE gene encoding 5-(carboxyamino)imidazole ribonucleotide mutase produces the protein MPLVAVIMGSKSDEKIADKVTNKLDGLKISNEVKILSAHRNPDELAEYVKSSSVEIFIAIAGLAAHLPGVIASITTKPVIGVPVSSKIGGLDALLSIVQMPKGVPVACVGIDNGENAAILAHRILSLSKK, from the coding sequence ATGCCGTTAGTAGCCGTTATTATGGGAAGCAAAAGCGATGAAAAAATTGCTGATAAAGTCACAAATAAACTTGATGGGCTAAAGATCTCAAATGAAGTGAAGATTCTTTCAGCACACAGAAATCCAGATGAACTGGCAGAATATGTAAAAAGTTCTAGTGTGGAAATTTTCATAGCAATAGCGGGTTTGGCTGCTCATCTACCTGGCGTAATAGCGTCAATCACCACTAAACCTGTAATTGGGGTGCCTGTTAGTTCAAAAATCGGAGGTTTAGATGCATTGCTTTCAATAGTTCAGATGCCGAAAGGAGTTCCGGTAGCATGCGTTGGCATAGACAACGGAGAGAATGCTGCAATCTTAGCTCATAGAATTCTATCTCTATCTAAGAAATAA